Below is a window of Anaerolineales bacterium DNA.
CTGATGCAATCCGATCTGCGCCCACGTGAGTACCTCGAACAATTCCTCGAAAGTCCCAAAACCGCCGGGCAGCGCCAGGAATGCATCCGCGGCCTCCATCATGATCGCCATGCGGTCGTGCATATCATCCACGACGCGCAGTTCTGTCAGGTTGGGGTGCGCCAAAGCCGGGGTATTGAAGAGACGCGGCAGGATCCCGATCACTTTCGCGCCACCTTCAAGTGACGCGTCCGCCAGGGCTCCCATCAGACCGGTGCCGCCCCCTCCGAAAATCAAATCCATGCCGCTATTTGCCAGAGCCTGTCCCAAGGACCACGCTGCTTCGAGATAGAGGTCCTCGATCAAGTCGCTCGAGCCACAGAAGACGCAAATCTTTCGGATGGCATTCATGACGTTTCGGGGACCCTCTTCTCCAGAATTGGCTTCAACCACATTCCCCGGAAATCATATTCCTCAAGAACGTCTTTCTTTATCCCAGTTGCCGAACAAAAATTCACCATGATCGGTTAGAATAATGGACCGAAGGGTTTCATCGTCAAGTGAGGGTCGCCAAGCCTATATTCAGGCATTATATCTCACAAATCCTGGCGAACTGAGATACGCGATCCATCCGGCGATCCGGCGGCTCCGCAATGTCGATATTTCCCTGCAATCCCAACAACCAAAGATAGGGATTGGTGTTAGCATGTAGGGCAGGTTTTCTGTCGGCCGGTCGAAAAATCCGCCTGGCCGATTGTCGCGGGAATTTTCGGTCCACGACTTCGAATCATCACGATGGTATTCGCAAAAAAATGGACGATTTCTTCCCGCGGGAATAAAGCCTGACCCGAAAACGGCGCACAGCATCAGAGAGGTACCGAACATGACAGCGAACGGACCGGCAGCACGCTTGGCATTGGAAGACGGCAGCCTGTGGGCTGGACGCGGGTTCGGTGCGGCGGGAACGCGTGTGGGCGAAGTCGTGTTCAATACCGGCATGACCGGCTACCAGGAAATCCTGACGGACCCAAGCTACGCCGGCCAGATGGTCATGATGACCGCCACACAGATCGGCAACACGGGCAT
It encodes the following:
- a CDS encoding TIGR00730 family Rossman fold protein, yielding MNAIRKICVFCGSSDLIEDLYLEAAWSLGQALANSGMDLIFGGGGTGLMGALADASLEGGAKVIGILPRLFNTPALAHPNLTELRVVDDMHDRMAIMMEAADAFLALPGGFGTFEELFEVLTWAQIGLHQKPVGLLNVNGYFDLLLNLIEHARVEGFIYDEHPDLLIVDSDVDRLLARLTQYRPPAGLARWVDREEDGR